The Ruminococcaceae bacterium R-25 DNA segment GTCCTCATGAAGATACATGCATGCCTGATAAAGAGCCGCAGCGATCCTTTCTTTGGCAGTGATCTCCATTCCTTCTCCGAGCGCGATGCGGTCAAGAATCTCAAAGCCAGCTATACCATGTCCCATAAGGGCAAACGGTTTTTTCCTTATCTCTTCGCAGTCAAGCCTGTCGGTATTCTTCAAAAGCTTTATCTGAGCCTGAGAAAAGCCCATGAGCTTAGCTTTCAGACCCTGTTCAAAGAACTCATATTCTTCGGTTATCTTGTCACATATCGCAAGTGCTCTGGAGGAAGATAATCCCGTAACCGAAGACGAAGCGAGTTCAGGCGTTTCTGTAAGAACTTTCAATACTTCTTTGCCAAACTTCTCAGCCAACGCTTCAGCCGTGTTCTTGCCCAGACCTGAAATGTTGTCTGCAAGAAATGAAGCGATAAGAAGTGTGTCACCTGCTTCTTCGTCGACCTTTATCTTCTTTAAAGTGACCTGAGGCCTGTTGTTCCACTCGGTGACTTTTCCGGAGATTATGTAAGATCCGCCTTCGACGATATCGACCTTTGACTTGCCTGCTGCGGTAAACCTTCCGTCGCAGAGGAAAGACACGAAATCATTGGCTTTTCTGGGACAGAAAACCTTGATGCACGTAACCTTTGCATCTTCAATCTCACTGCCGATGTCCGCAACAGTGAGGGTGAGTTTCTTATCGTCCTTAGAGTCCTTTTTCATGTCCTTTTCTTCTTTTCTTGCGAAAACTTTTTCAAATGCTAACAATAATCCAAAGACAAAACAATAAGCCCGGCCAAAGTTGAGACTTTGACCGGGCATTTGAGACTGATGTTGTCCTAATATCAGATTCCTGCGAGCTTTTTGATCTCTTCAGCCTTATCTGTCTTTTCCCAGGGAAGCTCGATATCTGTTCTTCCGAAGTGACCATAGCTTGCTGTCTTAGCGTAGATCGGTCTTCTGAGATCAAGATCTCTGATGATGGCAGCCGGTCTTAAATCGAAGACCTTATTTACGATCTCAGTGATCTGCTCATCGCTGATCTTACCTGTATCGAAAGTATCGACCATTACGGATACCGGCTTTGCAACGCCGATAGCGTAAGCAACCTGAACTTCGCACTCGGATGCAAGACCTGATGCTACGATGTTCTTAGCGATATAACGCATCATGTAGCATGCTGAACGGTCAACCTTCGTCGGGTCCTTGCCGGAGAAGCATCCGCCGCCGTGGCGTGCGAAACCGCCGTATGTATCAACGATGATCTTTCTTCCTGTAAGACCGGAGTCACCCTGAGGTCCGCCTACTACGAATCTGCCTGTAGGATTGATGTAGATCTTGGTATTCTCATCCATGAGGTCAGCAGGAATGACTGCCTTGATGACATTTTCCTTGATGTAATCTTCAAGGAATTCCAAAGTTACATCAGCGCTGTGCTGAGTGGAGATTACTACTGCGTCGATTCTCTTAACCTTGTCGTTCTCATACTCTACCGTAACCTGTGACTTACCGTCAGGTCTTAAGAAATCAGCGCCGTTCTTACGAACTTCCGTAAGACGGATCGTGAGCTTATGTGCAAGAGCTATAGGCATAGGCATAAGCTCAGGTGTGTCGTCGTTTGCATAACCGAACATCATACCCTGGTCGCCTGCACCTGTGTCTAACTCCTTTTCGCCGCCGTGACGTGCCTCATAAGACTCGTTAACGCCCATTGCGATATCGGGAGACTGCTCATCGATCGATGTAAGGACAGCGCATGAATGGCTGTCAAAGCCCATCTCGCTTGAGTTATAGCCGATCTCCTTTACAGTGTTTCTTACGATAGAAGGGATATCAACATAAGCTGATGTTGATATCTCGCCCATAACGAGTACCATACCTGTTGTCGTGCATGTCTCGCATGCAACGCGCGCTGTCGGATCCTGCTCCAGGATAGCGTCAAGTACGCTGTCAGAGATCTGGTCGCAGATCTTGTCGGGATGTCCCTCAGTAACTGATTCAGAAGTGAACAGCCAGTTTCCTTTTTTATTTCTCATTTTCTTTCCTTTCTACCATTGCCTTATGCAATGAAAAAACCTCCTCCCGAAAGGAGAAGGCCAACGCTTAGTGTATCGATCCTCATCTTTCAGGTTTCCCTGCCGGAATTGGCACCGCTGCTTTCCGCGGTTGCCGGGCTCATAACGGGCCGGTCCCTAGAGCCACTCTTGATAAGCAAGAATTTAATTGTAATGACAAGATTGTACTTTTACCTTCACGCTTTGTCAATCTTGAATTGTTTTGAGCATTCATTCCCGAAAAAAGTTTCCAAAAAACTCTTCAGAACGGCAATTTGTTAATAATATTAATTTTATACTTACGCTCCCAAACGGCCTTTTTACGTGTTTTTTCTTGTCGGTTTTTGTCGGGTTTTGTCGCTTTTATCAAAGGCTATATGGCCCTACAATCCGAAGTATCAAAGGCACTTGGTAAGGAGGTTTGGTCATGGCATTTACTATCAAGATCTACGAAAAGAACGAATACTTATTCACGCTCTTAAGAAAGAGACTTTCGAGCTTTTTCCCTGATGCCTACATCATCGATCCTTACTATGAGACCGGGGATCAGGACTATAGGTTCAGCGAATACGAAAAGGTCTTATACGATCCCAGAGACATCAAAAAAGAAGACATTGTTTCTCTATCACCCCCCTTACGACTGACGGATGACGGCGGCATTATAGACTGCGCCTCGTTTTTACCCTTCATAAGGCAGAGCATTGAATCACCCTCACTTCTAAGACCTGCCACGGGCACGGTCACCGCCGTCCTTCCGTTCGTCTATTCTGATGTAAGAGACAGATTTATAAGTAATCTCGGAACCGATCTTACAGGCGCTGACTTTAACATCAGGCTTGATTTCACTAGCAGGTTAAGATCGCTTTGCAGAAGATCAGCAGGTTCTAACATGACTTCGCTTTTAGATGCCTGCAGGTCCAGAAAATTCACACCTGAAGATATCCTCAAATACTGCAACATGGATGACTCGGGATTCTTAACACCCGGTGCTACGTCAAATAACGATGACGTTTACGATCTGGGCATTACGAGATCCATTACTCTGATGAACCTCGCATCTGACCTCGCCCACTCGAAAACAAGATTTGTAAATGTGGTCGCGGTAATTGAAGGCTTCAGGACCAAAGACCTTCCGGACCTGTTAAGCAGCACGGACAATGTCATTTTACTGATGCCCGCAAAAGATGCCGGCGAAGACATCGGAGCAAAAGACCTGATAGAACTTCTGACGAGGACTCTGGGAAGCGAAAGGGTCAGCGTTACATATGCTGAAGACCTTAAGGATGCAGGTGTTCTCGATGACAGCTTAGCTCCCAGGAGACAGGTCGTATGAAGGATCAAGCAACAGATATCGTTGATATCAAAGAGCAGATCACGTATTGCGTTCTGAACGCCATCTCAAGCGAGTCCGATCCGTCGGATGAAAAACTCAGGCAGATAATATCCGACGTGATATCAGAGAATACGTCTTACAGGATGAACCTTGAGCAAAAGCGCGAGATGGCAAAGATGGTTTTTAACTCCTTAAGAAGACTCGACGTGATAGAGCCTTTGATGGAAGATCCTACCGTCACGGAGATAATGGTAAACGGACCTTATAAGATCTTCTTTGAAAGAGACGGAAAGCTGTATAAATCAAATCTTTCTTTCCGCGATGAAGAATCCTTAAAGACTTGCATCTCATGTTTTTTCGCTAACCAGAACAGGCCTTTAAACGAAGCTAATCCTATTGCCGACTTAAGGCTTCCTGACGGCTCCAGAGCCAATGCAGTCCTTCCTCCGATATCAAGGGAAACGACAGTAACCATAAGAAAGTTTACCGGTATCACGCATGACATCGTATCGCTCATAAGACAGGACTTTATAACGGAAGAAGCAGCGAGGTTTCTTGCAGAATGCGTAAGGAATAAAAGGACGATATTTATATGCGGCGGAACAGGCTCGGGAAAGACTACGTTTTTAAATTCGCTTTCCAATTTCATACCTAAGGATGAGCGAATAGTAACGATAGAAGATTCAGCCGAATTAAAGCTTCAGGGAATCGATAATCTGGTGCAGATGGAAGCAAGGCTCCCCGGTCCTGACGGCACAGGCGAAGTCAACATAGGAATGATGATCAGAGCATCTTTAAGAATGCGCCCTGACAGGATCATTGTCGGTGAAGTCAGAGGAAAAGAAAGCGCGGACCTCCTCAACTGCTTAACGAGCGGGCACCCTGGCTCAATGAGCACCGGCCACAGCAACTCATGCTTTGAAATGATGGAGCGTCTTACGGCCATGATAATGTCGGGTTCGTCCCTGCCCTACGATGCAATACTTTCGCAGGTTTCGATGGGGATAAACATAATCCTTCACATCATGAGAAGCCGCGAAGGAAAAAGATATATAGATGAGATCTGCGAGGTGCTGCCGCCCGAAGATCACGAATATAGACTTAAGACTTTATTTAAAAACAAAGGAGGTGAAAGACTTGAACGTATCGCAAGTACTGAAGACATCA contains these protein-coding regions:
- a CDS encoding methionine adenosyltransferase, whose amino-acid sequence is MRNKKGNWLFTSESVTEGHPDKICDQISDSVLDAILEQDPTARVACETCTTTGMVLVMGEISTSAYVDIPSIVRNTVKEIGYNSSEMGFDSHSCAVLTSIDEQSPDIAMGVNESYEARHGGEKELDTGAGDQGMMFGYANDDTPELMPMPIALAHKLTIRLTEVRKNGADFLRPDGKSQVTVEYENDKVKRIDAVVISTQHSADVTLEFLEDYIKENVIKAVIPADLMDENTKIYINPTGRFVVGGPQGDSGLTGRKIIVDTYGGFARHGGGCFSGKDPTKVDRSACYMMRYIAKNIVASGLASECEVQVAYAIGVAKPVSVMVDTFDTGKISDEQITEIVNKVFDLRPAAIIRDLDLRRPIYAKTASYGHFGRTDIELPWEKTDKAEEIKKLAGI
- a CDS encoding pilus assembly protein CpaF yields the protein MKDQATDIVDIKEQITYCVLNAISSESDPSDEKLRQIISDVISENTSYRMNLEQKREMAKMVFNSLRRLDVIEPLMEDPTVTEIMVNGPYKIFFERDGKLYKSNLSFRDEESLKTCISCFFANQNRPLNEANPIADLRLPDGSRANAVLPPISRETTVTIRKFTGITHDIVSLIRQDFITEEAARFLAECVRNKRTIFICGGTGSGKTTFLNSLSNFIPKDERIVTIEDSAELKLQGIDNLVQMEARLPGPDGTGEVNIGMMIRASLRMRPDRIIVGEVRGKESADLLNCLTSGHPGSMSTGHSNSCFEMMERLTAMIMSGSSLPYDAILSQVSMGINIILHIMRSREGKRYIDEICEVLPPEDHEYRLKTLFKNKGGERLERIASTEDIKNAMAYRA